Proteins encoded by one window of Triplophysa rosa linkage group LG19, Trosa_1v2, whole genome shotgun sequence:
- the lg19h18orf54 gene encoding lung adenoma susceptibility protein 2 isoform X1 gives MRLFFTFDSLSFSVRGFHRISVIVLRVQCVIMWSDDVITSPESTVTSLLATSGHLQSGLHPEPVPTITYRDKRYVSASEALDAYIADFQKSPRDSETTTGKLQVTRQLPKPHPRNRDVLKTSLTEGELNFLNIPAQKRDSDGLSMTTDDLLALPTDGSLPVTRTSALLSQSGISPLGLSFNSSARSHSRPSGAQKRFMRRPHQRAPPTQRPSTSLPVDDLRSRHQGHSSNLPPHTPRSHYLPRWMTSQKSEMDFSGITSVPDLKYPGWLGQCEDSSSGSAQTPPPLGVPSWVGELEESRGVRRSDTEGHRGVKGHPRELCELRKMRLQFSEPVKRQEDERIDSLIFRAEQMLNSSSHGLCERVKGHNTSGDTEDSLGADRSWDNPPVTFKSPVPVGSADEPSQTEELQRNKSVGSRSSGYSSRRHPGPVEALKHMLLRLQAVEHNISQSNTTESPREPEEQVHPSKHPQKTPSLEHFTGNRRSRDERRVLAESSASSGETEDSCGGYEREEPPRTPQLG, from the exons ATGCGTTTGTTCTTCACTTTCGACtcactttcattttctgttCGGGGTTTTCACAGGATTTCTG TCATTGTGCTAAGAGTCCAGTGTGTGATCATGTggtctgatgatgtcatcacgtcCCCTGAGTCCACCGTCACGTCACTGCTGGCCACATCAGGACACCTGCAGAGCGGTCTGCATCCAGAGCCCGTCCCCACCATCACATATAGAGACAAGCGCTACGTCTCTGCTTCAGAGGCTCTGGACGCATACATCGCTGATTTCCAGAAGAGCCCGCGGGACTCTGAAACTACAACAGGGAAACTTCAAGTGACCAGACAGCTTCCAAAACCTCATCCACGAAACAGAGATG TGCTGAAGACCAGTTTGACGGAGGGAGAGCTGAATTTCCTCAACATTCCCGCTCAGAAGAGAGACTCTGATGGTCTCAGCATGACCACTGATGATCTCTTGGCTCTTCCGACAGACGGCTCTCTGCCCGTGACCCGCACCTCCGCTCTCCTCTCCCAGTCTGGGATCTCACCGTTGGGACTGAGCTTTAACTCCAGCGCCCGCTCCCACTCACGGCCCAGCGGAGCTCAAAAACGCTTCATGCGGCGTCCTCATCAGAGagctccgcccacacaacgACCGTCCACGTCTCTCCCTGTGGATGATTTACGATCGCGGCATCAAGGCCATTCTTCCAATCTGCCACCCCACACACCCAGATCGCATTACCTCCCACGCTGGATGACCAGCCAGAAATCGGAGATGGATTTTTCTGGAATAACCAGCGTTCCTGACTTGAAATACCCGGGATGGCTCGGGCAGTGTGAAGACTCCTCGTCCGGCAGCGCTcagactcctcctcctctcggAGTTCCTTCATGGGTGGGTGAACTGGAAGAGTCCAGAGGAGTGAGACGGTCAGACACTGAAGGTCACAGAGGTGTCAAAGGTCACCCGAGAGAGCTGTGTGAACTGAGGAAGATGCGGTTGCAGTTTTCAGAGCCAGTAAAGAGACAAGAAG ATGAGAGGATTGATTCTCTGATCTTCAGAGCCGAGCAGATGCTCAACTCATCGTCTCATGGTCTCTGTGAGCGGGTTAAAGGACACAACACCTCCGGAGATACGGAGGACAGTCTGGGTGCAGATCGCTCCTGGGACAATCCGCCCGTTACATT TAAATCTCCAGTGCCTGTGGGCAGCGCCGATGAGCCGTCACAGACGGAAGAACTACAGAGAAACAAG TCTGTGGGTTCACGCTCGTCGGGTTACAGCAGCAGGAGACACCCGGGTCCGGTGGAGGCGCTCAAACACATGCTGCTGCGTCTGCAGGCCGTAGAACACAACATCAGTCAATCCAACACGACAGAGTCACCGAGAGAACCAGAGGAACAGGTTCATCCATCTAAACATCCACAAAAGACACCATCACTAGAACATTTCA CTGGAAACAGAAGATCACGAGACGAGCGGAGAGTCCTTGCAGAG AGCTCTGCATCATCTGGAGAGACTGAAGACTCTTGTGGAGGATATGAACGAGAGGAGCCACCGAGAACCCCGCAGCTAGGATGA
- the lg19h18orf54 gene encoding lung adenoma susceptibility protein 2 isoform X2 has product MRLFFTFDSLSFSVRGFHRISVIVLRVQCVIMWSDDVITSPESTVTSLLATSGHLQSGLHPEPVPTITYRDKRYVSASEALDAYIADFQKSPRDSETTTGKLQVTRQLPKPHPRNRDVLKTSLTEGELNFLNIPAQKRDSDGLSMTTDDLLALPTDGSLPVTRTSALLSQSGISPLGLSFNSSARSHSRPSGAQKRFMRRPHQRAPPTQRPSTSLPVDDLRSRHQGHSSNLPPHTPRSHYLPRWMTSQKSEMDFSGITSVPDLKYPGWLGQCEDSSSGSAQTPPPLGVPSWVGELEESRGVRRSDTEGHRGVKGHPRELCELRKMRLQFSEPVKRQEDERIDSLIFRAEQMLNSSSHGLCERVKGHNTSGDTEDSLGADRSWDNPPVTFKSPVPVGSADEPSQTEELQRNKSVGSRSSGYSSRRHPGPVEALKHMLLRLQAVEHNISQSNTTESPREPEEQLETEDHETSGESLQRALHHLERLKTLVEDMNERSHREPRS; this is encoded by the exons ATGCGTTTGTTCTTCACTTTCGACtcactttcattttctgttCGGGGTTTTCACAGGATTTCTG TCATTGTGCTAAGAGTCCAGTGTGTGATCATGTggtctgatgatgtcatcacgtcCCCTGAGTCCACCGTCACGTCACTGCTGGCCACATCAGGACACCTGCAGAGCGGTCTGCATCCAGAGCCCGTCCCCACCATCACATATAGAGACAAGCGCTACGTCTCTGCTTCAGAGGCTCTGGACGCATACATCGCTGATTTCCAGAAGAGCCCGCGGGACTCTGAAACTACAACAGGGAAACTTCAAGTGACCAGACAGCTTCCAAAACCTCATCCACGAAACAGAGATG TGCTGAAGACCAGTTTGACGGAGGGAGAGCTGAATTTCCTCAACATTCCCGCTCAGAAGAGAGACTCTGATGGTCTCAGCATGACCACTGATGATCTCTTGGCTCTTCCGACAGACGGCTCTCTGCCCGTGACCCGCACCTCCGCTCTCCTCTCCCAGTCTGGGATCTCACCGTTGGGACTGAGCTTTAACTCCAGCGCCCGCTCCCACTCACGGCCCAGCGGAGCTCAAAAACGCTTCATGCGGCGTCCTCATCAGAGagctccgcccacacaacgACCGTCCACGTCTCTCCCTGTGGATGATTTACGATCGCGGCATCAAGGCCATTCTTCCAATCTGCCACCCCACACACCCAGATCGCATTACCTCCCACGCTGGATGACCAGCCAGAAATCGGAGATGGATTTTTCTGGAATAACCAGCGTTCCTGACTTGAAATACCCGGGATGGCTCGGGCAGTGTGAAGACTCCTCGTCCGGCAGCGCTcagactcctcctcctctcggAGTTCCTTCATGGGTGGGTGAACTGGAAGAGTCCAGAGGAGTGAGACGGTCAGACACTGAAGGTCACAGAGGTGTCAAAGGTCACCCGAGAGAGCTGTGTGAACTGAGGAAGATGCGGTTGCAGTTTTCAGAGCCAGTAAAGAGACAAGAAG ATGAGAGGATTGATTCTCTGATCTTCAGAGCCGAGCAGATGCTCAACTCATCGTCTCATGGTCTCTGTGAGCGGGTTAAAGGACACAACACCTCCGGAGATACGGAGGACAGTCTGGGTGCAGATCGCTCCTGGGACAATCCGCCCGTTACATT TAAATCTCCAGTGCCTGTGGGCAGCGCCGATGAGCCGTCACAGACGGAAGAACTACAGAGAAACAAG TCTGTGGGTTCACGCTCGTCGGGTTACAGCAGCAGGAGACACCCGGGTCCGGTGGAGGCGCTCAAACACATGCTGCTGCGTCTGCAGGCCGTAGAACACAACATCAGTCAATCCAACACGACAGAGTCACCGAGAGAACCAGAGGAACAG CTGGAAACAGAAGATCACGAGACGAGCGGAGAGTCCTTGCAGAG AGCTCTGCATCATCTGGAGAGACTGAAGACTCTTGTGGAGGATATGAACGAGAGGAGCCACCGAGAACCCCGCAGCTAG
- the scarb2c gene encoding lysosome membrane protein 2c — protein sequence MRLKSCCVYSVGVVCILLLIGGIAMVLSQVFQKLINNRVKQEIVLVNGTEAFSVWQNPPPPVYMQFYLFNLTNPAEVLDGAKPSVVQIGPYTYREYRSMEEVKVLENGTKVAAINPKTYVFVPNMSRGSEDDLVRTANIPAVTVMEKFQDHSVIGRLIADLMRSMSVGVFGTFRVGDLLWGYEDPLLKALKLLVPLDDHFGLFYKRNGTSGGDYEFLTGTQNYLDFARIDKWNGQSSLNWWSTDDCNMINGTDGASFHPIITKTEKLYMFSTDLCRSLYAVYESDVSVQGVPGFRFVPPSEVFANITINPDNAGFCVTNDTCVGSGLLNISVCKEGAPIIMSSPHFYQADDKYVQDVYGMNPRKEEHETAIDINPLTGLLLRAAKRLQVNVFLEQMSVFSQTEKIRTLVYPVMYINESVVIDEESAEKLQVVVTEANVVINIPFIVIGLGILLGVAFIVLICHQKGPQSTAAERQPLLAS from the exons ATGAGGCTCAAGTCGTGTTGTGTTTACAGTGTCGGTGTTGTGTGTATTCTGCTGTTGATCGGCGGGATCGCGATGGTTTTGTCTCAAGTCTTTCAGAAGCTCATAAACAACAGAGTAAAACAG GAGATCGTTCTGGTCAACGGAACTGAAGCGTTCTCAGTGTGGCAGAACCCCCCGCCTCCGGTTTACAtgcagttttatttgtttaatctgACCAATCCTGCCGAGGTTCTGGACGGCGCCAAACCCTCCGTCGTACAGATCGGCCCGTACACATACAG GGAGTATCGGTCCATGGAGGAAGTGAAAGTTTTGGAGAACGGAACCAAAGTGGCAGCCATCAATCCAAAGACGTACGTGTTCGTGCCTAACATGTCACGCGGCTCAGAGGATGACCTCGTTCGAACCGCCAACATACCTGCCGTG ACGGTGATGGAGAAATTTCAAGATCACTCGGTCATCGGCAGGCTTATCGCTGATCTGATGAGATCTATGAGCGTCGGTGTGTTCGGGACATTCAGGGTGGGTGATCTGCTGTGGGGTTATGAAGATCCTCTGCTCAAAGCTCTCAAACTCTTGGTCCCTTTGGATGATCACTTTGGACTTTTCTACAAG agAAACGGCACCAGTGGTGGAGATTACGAGTTTCTGACGGGGACTCAGAACTATCTGGATTTTGCTCGTATAGACAAGTGGAACGGACAGAG ttcaTTAAACTGGTGGAGCACAGATGACTGCAACATGATCAATGGAACGGACGGAGCATCTTTTCATCCCATCATCACAAAGACAGAGAAGCTCTACATGTTTTCTACGGATCTCTGCAG atcTCTGTATGCTGTGTATGAATCAGACGTGAGTGTACAAGGAGTCCCGGGATTCCGCTTCGTTCCTCCCAGTGAGGTTTTTGCTAACATCACCATTAACCCGGATAACGCCGGCTTCTGTGTGACAAACGACACCTGCGTCGGGTCTGGACTGCTCAACATCAGCGTGTGTAAAGAAG GAGCTCCCATCATCATGTCATCACCTCACTTCTATCAGGCTGATGATAAATATGTTCAGGATGTTTATGGGATGAACCCCAGGAAGGAGGAACATGAAACAGCCATTGACATCAACCCG CTCACTGGACTTCTGCTCCGGGCTGCGAAGCGTCTTCAGGTGAACGTGTTTCTGGAGCAGATGTCAGTGTTCAG tCAAACAGAGAAAATCAGGACGTTGGTGTATCCTGTCATGTACATTAATGAG AGCGTTGTTATTGATGAAGAATCTGCCGAGAAACTTCAAGTGGTCGTCACCGAGGCTAATGTCGTCATCAACATCCCCTTCATCGTGATTGGTCTAGGCATCTTACTGGGCGTGGCCTTCATTGTGCTCATCTGCCATCAGAAAGGACCACAG